CAAAGATTTCGGTTGTTCTTTCAAATCCAGAATTTCACGATTGGTAAGGATAATATCACCCGCTTCTGTTATTCCCGGAATGGGTGGAACAAACGCTTCCGAACCCGTACAAATCAATAAGTTAGCTCCCAAATAATTTTCGCCATTGCAAGTAACTTCAACACCTTTTCCACCGCGTCCCAAAATAGTTGCTTCGCCTTCAACAACAGTTACGTTATTTTCTTTCATCTTGCTTTTTACACCCGCAACCAATTTACGAACTACTTTATTTTTTCGGGAAACAATTTTTTCATATTCAAAACGGATATTGTCTCCATAAATGCCGTATTTATCTCCGTGTAAAGCATTTTCGTACGTTTTTGCGCTATAAAGCAGTGTTTTCGTGGGTATACAACCTTCGTTTAGACAAACACCGCCCAAACTTTTCTTTTCAAATAAAAGAACTTTCAGTCCTTTATGTCCGGCACGTTCTGCTGAAACATATCCTGCAGGACCTCCGCCTATAATAATTAAATCAAACATATCTGTAATTTACGATTTTAGAATTCTATTTCCAAATTTTCAATTTCAATGGCAATTTGTTTCAAAAAACGTGTTGCTTCACCACCATCCAACGACCGATGATCGTAAGTTAAACTCAAACCAATGTAAGGAACAAAAGCATAAACTCCGTCACCTAAATCTTTAGGGCGAGGAGTAATAGTATTTACACCCAAGATTGCTGATTGAGGCAAATTGATAACCGGAGTAAATATTTCCACACCATAATTTCCAAGATTTGAAACAGTGAAAGTTCCGGCTTCGGCTGATAAAATTTCGGGATTAATACTTCCTTTTCGGCACGCATTTGCTACTTCCTTCAACTGATTTGCTAAATCTATAATAGATAAATCATCAGCATTGGGAACAACCGGAACCATCAAACCACGATCGGTATCAACAGCTAATCCCAGATGGACTTTATTGAAATAGCGGATTGTTTCGCCCATAAATTGGGTATTTACATTCGGGAATTTTTTCAACGCTTTTACCACTGCAAAGCAAACCATATCGTTGAGCGTGATGTTGGCAGTAAGCGTTCCGGCATCCATCGCAGCTTTTATTTGTTTGCGTAATTCCAAAATTCTCCGTGCATCAGCTCCAAGATGATGTGTAAGTTGTGCCGAATTTTGAAGCGAGGCGTGCATTGCCTTTGCAATGATTTTACGCACATTTGAAATTTTCTTTTCTTCAAAATCGCTTGTATAAAAAGGATTTGCAGGAGCGGACAAATCTGTGGAACGAATCGTGCCTGCCAAACCTGTTCCTGTTGTAGGTTGAACGCCTTCCGCAGTTGCAATTTTTTTTGCCAGAGGTGTCATTTTCGGGCGATTTTCGAGCGCCGCCTGAACATCTTTTTCAATAATGCGCCCTTTTGGTCCTGAACCTGCAATCTGTGAAATATCTAATGCTTCTTTTTCTGCCAGATTTTTGGCGCGAGGAGAAATAAAGCCCCCTCCAACCTCCCCCTTGGGGGAGGCTTTTGCCTCAATAACTTCAGATTGAACTTCAGGTTTTATAGCTGTAGTTTGAACTTCAGGAGCGATGTCCTTTAAGTCCTCCTGTGGAGGATTTAGGGGGTTGTTCTCTCCCAGAAGCGTTGAATAATCTTCTCCGAGTTCACCAATTACCATCATATTCATCAGCACGGGGACTTCATCACCTTCGTTATAGAAACACGCTAATACAGTTCCGTCCACGGGTGATTCTTCATCAAAAGCGGCTTTATCTGTTTCATACGAAAACAGAATATCGCCTTTTTTTACAGTATCACCTTTTTTCTTTTTCAACTCGGTAATTATACAACTTTCTACTGATTGCCCTTGTTTGGGCATTATTACAACTATTGCCATAGATGTTTATGTTTTTAAATTCAATGTGTTACATGTTGATATAAGTACTGAAAAAATCTAATACTAACGCATTCATTTTCTTGCAGTAGTACTTTTATTTATTAAAAAACAGGAAAAATGATATTTTTATCATAGAGTAAATATGAATGACAAAGTTTTAAGCATTTTTATATCACAAATTAGTTTTAAGTAGATTAAAAGGATGATATTTAGCTGATTAGAAAAAGTTATTTATATGTTTGTAATATATTTAATTCCCTTTTCAATTCAACAAAAAAGGGCTTTAAATATAATGTTTACTACGGTAAGCAATATAAAATGAGAAGAAAGATTTC
The genomic region above belongs to uncultured Paludibacter sp. and contains:
- a CDS encoding conserved hypothetical protein (Evidence 4 : Unknown function but conserved in other organisms); protein product: MAIVVIMPKQGQSVESCIITELKKKKGDTVKKGDILFSYETDKAAFDEESPVDGTVLACFYNEGDEVPVLMNMMVIGELGEDYSTLLGENNPLNPPQEDLKDIAPEVQTTAIKPEVQSEVIEAKASPKGEVGGGFISPRAKNLAEKEALDISQIAGSGPKGRIIEKDVQAALENRPKMTPLAKKIATAEGVQPTTGTGLAGTIRSTDLSAPANPFYTSDFEEKKISNVRKIIAKAMHASLQNSAQLTHHLGADARRILELRKQIKAAMDAGTLTANITLNDMVCFAVVKALKKFPNVNTQFMGETIRYFNKVHLGLAVDTDRGLMVPVVPNADDLSIIDLANQLKEVANACRKGSINPEILSAEAGTFTVSNLGNYGVEIFTPVINLPQSAILGVNTITPRPKDLGDGVYAFVPYIGLSLTYDHRSLDGGEATRFLKQIAIEIENLEIEF